The Harmonia axyridis chromosome 3, icHarAxyr1.1, whole genome shotgun sequence nucleotide sequence tttagcaacgtataaaacgattaagcctcaaacgaattgccattgtctatattgacgaaagtttgcttcttgttcttcttttttgaacgtgacttgcgtcttacattgggcagattatcgaagttattcataaatttacacctggaatagttgaataattaaaatacatatataaaattgttattcaatcaaagttgcaaattatattaatttatacttacatattttcactcattgttattgatttcagtgcattattgtgagtgaagttctctgatagccgtttgagaaggttacaaagtggtgggcaagcaagtaaggcttgtaatattgagtttatataacaaaagttacttttgtttcgtaaacccctgggtttaaaactggtttgggtcccatcaattttatagttcttgagaaatcctgaaaattaaaaaatattactaaccatgatagaaacttgaattttcactgatatttgtaggtgaaaaccaaagcattccacttttcatcaagtaaaatgggttcaacttagtaattatctactgtagatgtaagcaaattgttagttgaaagtaagataaatatataaaaaaagatatggttttgaactcacctcctaacatatgagtggctgaatctatttttttgactacttttgtatgttttaaagatgttacatgtgaatcatttattttattgtctattttctcattcgatattgttttaacatctttatcaaatagactagcccatgatttttttaatatatttactgtgggctcctcaattttagattcatttttattcgagatgctactttcaattttttcaattgtcccatttgaatcatttttaattatctctgtattatctcctgcaataatttcaactgtttttacagctgaactagggggagttgaaggtttcgaatgttttcctgtcatctcattctggataataggttttgtaattgataatccattgtaattgattacagattttctacactcattttctgaaaaagttgatattagttgattcattattatattacatattcatattgaccataaataattctattaagatctctatacttacttgaacaaaatttttgtttaactctccatggtaatttgaattcactagaattggtaaataatatggtatttattctacgggcctcttcctcttctaacgcagttaactctaagaattgtagattctgaaaaaaaattacaatataatagtggaaatcattttggaaattataatatttctgtatatagtatatccaaagtcacttgaattagtctataaaaacgcttttgctgttacatccaaaatcaaacttatcttattctacggtgttataatttgattattctttattctcgacctgtaatatgctatcaaggaacgatatcaacgatgatgaactgatcgttgcataatattataagagcacgaaaatgtttgagatgaattcggaaatgttctgtctgaagataagacaaactagggtagaacaggtgcatgaccttgagatccttgaatgacatccaattttctatgtcaaattagcagctacgttgccgaattgaattttatttcttcgttattgtaaggcgacatttatacccctcagtggaagcagaaggctaaatgataatgatgtacagggtgattcaccgcgatggcctattgtttatggaaaactaataataattttgtgctgaaaattcaaacaatttccttttataccggaaccagattactactgacttatttcaaacggcacacccagtatattattgcattatcagatagctcagttgatgataatttcagcaatatggcaatacttgagtataagctcaacggttcataagtaaattttacgtagatataaaaagagaggggtctcaagcaaatcctatacttaaagagttttcgaggaaaaacttgaactaaagaaaactgcaatttctcattgaatggagtagtctattacttccagaaaacatgaaaagaaactaaaaagtcgaaatttcatgaattgttataaatttttcgttaagatggttgaaaatccataaaaagagaggggtctcaagcaaatcctatacttaaagagttttcgaggaaaaacttgaactaaagaaaactgcaatttctcattgaatggagtagtctatgacttccagaaaacatgaaaagaaaccaaaatgtcgaaatttcatgaattgtaataaatttttcgttaagatccataaaccaataaaattttcaattacgaataattaatgacatttcatgaaatgtcaaatttagttatccaaatttcaattttagttttctggaagtcatagactactccactcagaagttgtagtatttcctcagttcaagtttttccttgataaattttaaatttctcgtattcagaatcaaaataaatattcaaagatataataatataatgtttatatataatctaatattaaaactgttcatccaataaaatcaattaaatcgggacattcctgtttccaagatgattagctaaataccggagtttatttgagagtattgatagcaatattttcataaattccgaaaaaatttctgaaaactttgacaacccctgtataattgaaatattcaggcttcctccaagtgactttggatataccataccagtatttattataggatataaaaacaaaagtgaagtattttaaaaatttagaacactatgaaactaactacataaaatataattgatatttgaaaatattcgaatgaatgaaaataaccctaagctagtattaaaaaaattacctccatattcaaacaattttctatttaaatatgaaactttccactagaaatatcacttcaacaactgtttatcaagtatctcttggaagaatgttcgctaaactgaggttacttacaatttgtcaatccggcatggttgacgaacatagaatatttttcttcttcttaactatgtacaggtcgagccatatatcttatattaggggccagttgcaccatttacctaaacattgattaaaatttaaacattgattaatttctgatttctcttgagaaatcatagagtaatcaacgtttaaatttttaattaatgtttaggcgaatggtgcacctggcccttagtctattgggtaaaatatagaagtgcgcgtgcgccgcatatttttttgttcattcagtcaatttcacgtagatataaaaagagaggggtctcaagcaaattatatacttaaggagtttacgaggacaaacttcaactaaggaaaactgcattttctcattgaatggagtagtctatgacttccagaaaacatgaaaagaaactaaaaagtcgaaatttcatgaactgtaataaatttttccttatgatggttgcaaatccataaaccaataaaaaaaaactaactacataaaatataattgatatttgaaaatattcgaataaatgaaaataaccctaagctagtattaaaaaaattacctccatattcaaacaattttctatttaaacatgaaactttccactagaaatatcacttcaacaactgtttatcaagtaactcttggaagaatgttcgctaaactgaggttacttacaatttgtcaacccggcatggttgacgaacatagaatatttttcttcttcttaactatgtacaggtcgagccatatacctaatattaggggccagttgcaccatttgcctgaatattgattaatttctgatttctcttgagaaatcatagagtaatcaacgtttaaatttttaattaatgtttaggcgaatggtgcacctggcccttagtctattgggtaaaatatagaagtgcacgtgcgccgcatatttttttgttcattcagtcaattttacgtagatataaaaagagaggggtctcaagcaaattatatacttaaggagtttacgaggacaaacttcaactaaggaaaactgcaatttctcattgaatggagtagtctatgacttccagaaaacatgaaaaggaactaaaaagtcgaaatttcatgaactgtaataaatttttcgttatgatggttgcaaatccataaaccaataaaaaaaaactaactacataaaatataattgatatttgaaaatattcgaataaatgaaaataaccctaagctagtattaaaaaaattacctccatattcaaacaattttctatttaaacatgaaactttccactagaaatatcacttcaacaactgtttatcaagtaactcttggaagaatgttcgctaaactgaggttacttacaatttgtcaacccggcatggttgacgaacatagaatatttttcttcttcttaactatgtacaggtcgagccatatacctaatattaggggccagttgcaccatttgcctgaatattgattaatttctgatttctcttgagaaatcatagagtaatcaacgtttaaatttttaattaatgtttaggcgaatggtgcacctggcccttagtctattgggtaaaatatagaagtgcgcgtgcgccgcatatttttttgttcattcagtcaattttacgtagatataaaaagagaggggtctcaagcaaattatatacttaaggagtttacgaggacaaacttcaactaaggaaaactgcaatttctcattgaatggagtagtctatgacttccagaaaacatgaaaaggaactaaaaagtcgaaatttcatgaactgtaataaatttttcgttatgatggttgcaaatccataaaccaataaaaaaaaactaactacataaaatataattgatatttgaaaatattcgaataaatgaaaataaccctaagctagtattaaaaaaattacctccatattcaaacaattttctatttaaacatgaaactttccactagaaatatcacttcaacaactgtttatcaagtaactcttggaagaatgttcgctaaactgaggttacttacaatttgtcaacccggcatggttgacgaacatagaatatttttcttcttcttaactatgtacagatcgagccatatgccttatattaggggccagttgcaccatttgcctaaacattgattaatttctgatttctcttgagaaatcatagagtaataaacgttgaaatttttaattaatgtttaggcaaatggtgcaactggcccttagtctattaggtagaatatagaagtgcgcgtgcgccgcatattaaatttcaataatgatatatataataataataataataataattttcaaacagatagtttctaaactgtgctcgaaataaaaaattccaatcccacaaaattatctgtatttcgtttcttcatttccagcttaattttattgtaatctatggtccacagttcgcattgaaaaagtgtccagcggacaggataaatagaaggcgctagtgtagctagagggtatatttgtattttgtggtttctgtaatctgcattccgtggtttcatttttagcgtggttatattcatagataaatacaaatgtaccccttatatatggttataattgattctgatagatgtggcaagctgaaaaataaatattaaattctgttgataattataacataggtaatgagaaaaccattttctgttgatatttcgacatttcgatctttagcggaatataacaattatgttaaattattatatttactttaatattatttttgtgcctcccgaccaaagtacaaatttccgaaattattttttgttcccgataatagggacattcgatctgccaacccaagaaagcgaacatacttttgttggatagcacatatgcctacttatgcgtttcgtctctggcacacacaccgtactcatcagtgtgactttggtataattgtgtgtgccgtgtcacatacgcttggggaatttattattatcgggagtcgccgggactcgaacccggcaccttgtcggatctcggtgagtgagtctacctcttaacgtctaggctaccgaatgctgtgtttattgttgctatgtggagctttatgagaagccaacacactttcatcctttttgaagtttcctatgaaatttaccttagaacataggatatactctaagaaattaaccttctagctattcagagaatagttttctattcagtgagtagtttgtcatgtccataagaaaactacgtttggtttttataacttTATTCGATATGCAACTCCTCAATCTCGACTACTACTATAAAATCTTTCCGAATACTGAACTCACAAACGCATGTGGAAACCTAGATGCTTAATCAAGCATGCGCACACAATATTACAATACAATATATTACAATCTCCCCCATTTAAATAAGTACAATTTGATTTAATCAGAAATTACAATTATATCATAATCtaagaattcatatattttaattttttttttttttgtttttctgttatttttcaaaattcacaaatacgatcaaaatcaatttaacaATATGATTCcaatataataatttacaatcataaattttatttttattttttattatgtaatatagaaacaattaattaatagagttattattatacattatatAATCAATTATCATTACTATACAATTATTATGCAATATAGAACTAgttacaatatacatataaacagaaattctggatcttaatttcatttatttaaatttttcaagcgTTCAGATCTCCTTATACTTATATCATCTTTCAAGTCTTTATTTATATCATTGTCattacttaaaaatttcaacatttgatTAACATGTCTTTTTATAATTCGTCCTCCATCACATAACAAGTTAAATGTAACTGGTGAtaatttttcaacgatttttgCTTGTACTCGGTGCCTCTTATTATTGTTGTAAACATCTACTAAAACCACATCTCCcaacttgaaatcaattttacttattttatttttatctgacATATTGAATTGTTTAAAAGATGTTTCTCTAACTAAATTTTCTCTTAAAAGATGAAACCTCGTTTTAATCtcccttttgaaaataatatctgatggtGATTTTCCCGTTGTCGAATGCTTCATTGTACGataatcaaacaaaaatgaattcacAGCAAAATTTAATGACTTACCCTCTcctgtaattttcaaaacctTATTTTTAAATGTACCCACAAAATTTTCTGCTGCTCCATTAGTTGCTGGGTGATAGGGTGGAGAATATGTGTGCCGTATACctaacgatttcaaaaattcattaaactcTTCACTTGCAAATTGTGGACCATTGTCTGAGACTAAATGATCACATAATCCAAACCTCGAAAAAATagaatcaaaaacttcaatcaaTTTACTAGCTGAGgtgttatttttcatatttatagcTTCAGGCCATTTACTGTGTGCATCAACTATGACTAAAAACATATTTCCTTGAATAGGTCCTAAAAAATCAGTGTGTAACCTGGACCATGGGTTAGATGGAAATGGCCATTGAAAAGTActgattttgttattttgttttctatttttcacACATAACTCACAACTATTTgctaatttttctatatcatcGTCCAAACCCGGCCACCAAAAAAACGAACGAGCTACTTGTTTCATTCTAACAATACCAAAATGAGACTGGTGAAGtgatttcaataaagtttttcgcaATGCTTTTGGTATTATTAGTCTAGAACCTCGAACAAGACATTCATTCTCAATACTTAATTCTGTTTTCTTATCAAAATACATTTTCTCTTCCaaagaaatatcatttgaattttctaccCATCCAAACATTAACTTTCTTTTCACATCACATAAAACCTtatctttttttgtttcttgcttaatcaaatttaaatcaatcaaattactttcattttcaataaagtttataACAtctaattcagaatcaaacacaGCCATCTTATCTCGTACTGCTAACCTGGAAAGCGCATCACAATTACTGTTTTTAGAtgatgaaatcaattcaatctTGTATTTGAAACCCGATAAAAAATATATCCATCTTAACAACCTATTCTGAATTGTAACATTCAATTTCTTCGAATTACCAAATATATACTTTAAAGGTTGATTATCAGttttaagaataatttcattaccaacaatataatgataaaattttctAAACCCAAAAATTATAGCTGCTGCCTCTTTATCTAGAATAGATCGATGTAACTCATTATGAGGTATTAATTTAGAAGAAAAGGCAATTGGTCTCTCTGTACCGTCTGAAAATCTGTGAGACAAAATAGCTGACAACCCTGAGTAACTTGCGTCTGTAGCCAATGCTAAAGTAATATCTTGCTGATATGGAACCAAAACTTTATCCGATGCTAATTCCTTCTTTACCCAATTAACTGCTTGATCACAATTAGAATTCCAATAAAATTTGCTCTCTTTCAAAACATCGTACAATACCTTTAGTTGATCAGCTCGCTTATACAAAAATGACTCGTAAAAATTTACTAACCCTAAAAATGCTTGAAGTTCTTTTTTAGTTTTTGGAGAAGGCATATTCACAATTGAATGAATTCTACTAGGAGATGGTGATAAACCATTTTTGTCCAATTTGAATCCTAATATCTCTATTTCAGACctgaaaaattcacattttgaTTCGTTTACTTTAAGTCCTGCTTCATTTaacttataaaatattttttctaaattatcGAGATGCTCTGAATCATTCTTTCCTGTGCAATAAATATTATCtatgtaaatttcaatattcggaaTACCTTTCAAAATATCAGTAACAATATCTTGACATTCTGCTGGGCTGGAGGCTACACCCTCTGGCAATTTTTTGTACCTAAACAAACCTTTCTGTGTGATTATTGTCAATGGATCTCTACAATTTTCAGCAACTTCAAATTGCATAAATGCATGTTTTAAATCAATTTGGGACCATTTGGTTCCAACCTTTAACGTCTGAAACACTTTTTCTTTTAAGGGTAATGGATATCTTTTAACAATTATTTGAGGATTCACtgttaatttaaaatttccgCATAAACGAACTCCTTCCCCTTTCACCACAGGAACTACTGGAGTAGCCCATTCACTCACCTCAACTTGTTCCAAATTACCTATTCTTACC carries:
- the LOC123675468 gene encoding uncharacterized protein K02A2.6-like, with protein sequence MGMLTDLKVHFEGVEANLKAYVLAGNGKNLIGRQWLQALDMWPITFKPQFALNCLNDHNSIISHFKSKYPQLFDNSPSKYKDKSIKLTFKKDYQPIQCKPYHVPFALKDKVDAEIDRLVRIGNLEQVEVSEWATPVVPVVKGEGVRLCGNFKLTVNPQIIVKRYPLPLKEKVFQTLKVGTKWSQIDLKHAFMQFEVAENCRDPLTIITQKGLFRYKKLPEGVASSPAECQDIVTDILKGIPNIEIYIDNIYCTGKNDSEHLDNLEKIFYKLNEAGLKVNESKCEFFRSEIEILGFKLDKNGLSPSPSRIHSIVNMPSPKTKKELQAFLGLVNFYESFLYKRADQLKVLYDVLKESKFYWNSNCDQAVNWVKKELASDKVLVPYQQDITLALATDASYSGLSAILSHRFSDGTERPIAFSSKLIPHNELHRSILDKEAAAIIFGFRKFYHYIVETKKDKVLCDVKRKLMFGWVENSNDISLEEKMYFDKKTELSIENECLVRGSRLIIPKALRKTLLKSLHQSHFGIVRMKQVARSFFWWPGLDDDIEKLANSFIVDAHSKWPEAINMKNNTSASKLIEVFDSIFSRFGLCDHLVSDNGPQFASEEFNEFLKSLGIRHTYSPPYHPATNGAAENFVGTFKNKVLKITGEDKNKISKIDFKLGDVVLVDVYNNNKRHRVQAKIVEKLSPVTFNLLCDGGRIIKRHVNQMLKFLSNDNDINKDLKDDISIRRSERLKNLNK